The Lytechinus pictus isolate F3 Inbred chromosome 15, Lp3.0, whole genome shotgun sequence genome contains a region encoding:
- the LOC129277986 gene encoding cation-dependent mannose-6-phosphate receptor-like, whose protein sequence is MDRQRSSWMIMSSFTPFQHGSLRNLHYTSCRIKAIILILLSVSTKIINAAEITCTKETNCRCTLSDNSLYYDLEPMVTGVPPPFFNKYVTNVTYLYDPCRSFSETGVLSECTDAALCSERLGDIYQNLGIHSTSEFHYTPDGGSVKLKLVYHNGKSGAYQINSTVWLTCRTNGISYLELKSYSPTYYLFELFSPFACPKPVPPSSSLSAGGILCILFVVFVTVYFVGGFIYLFFFKYESGTNAIPHHEFWSSLPGLIKDGFLFLISCGHSNKMQSSGPQYDQI, encoded by the exons ATGGACAGGCAAAGATCATCCTGGATGATTATGAGCTCCTTTACTCCTTTCCAACATGGTTCTTTGAGGAATCTACATTACACCTCTTGCCGCATTAAGGCAATCATTTTGATTCTCCTCTCTGTATCAACCAAGATTATCAATGCTGCAGAGATAACCTGCACCAAAGAGACAAACTGCCGCTGCACTTTAAGTGACAATTCTCTGTACTATGATCTGGAGCCGATGGTGACAGGTGTGCCCCCGCCGTTCTTCAACAAATATGTAACAAATGTTACATATCTTTACGATCCTTGTCGGTCATTTTCTGAGACTGGTGTCCTGAGTGAGTGCACCGATGCTGCGTTGTGTAGCGAGAGATTGGGTGACATCTATCAGAACCTTGGCATTCATTCTACGTCAGAGTTTCATTATACACCTGATGGGGGTTCGGTCAAGCTAAAGCTTGTCTATCATAATG GAAAGAGTGGTGCATATCAGATCAATTCCACTGTCTGGCTAACGTGTAGAACTAACGGCATATCATATTTGGAGCTCAAGTCATATTCTCCCACTTACTACTTATTCGAGTTATTTTCACCCTTCGCTTGCCCAAAACCCGTCCCACCATCTTCTTCGCTTTCTGCTGGAGGCATTCTTTGCATCTTGTTTGTTGTCTTCGTAACAGTCTACTTTGTAGGTG GGTTTATATATCTGTTCTTCTTCAAGTATGAGAGTGGAACAAATGCAATACCTCATCATGAGTTTTGGTCTTCTTTACCTGGCCTCATCAAAGATGGGTTTCTCTTCTTGATCTCATGTGGACACTCAAATAAAATGCAATCATCTGGACCTCAATATGATCAGATATAG